CAGGATGCCAGTTGGCGTTCATCGCTTTTATTACACGACCAATAACAAATTCTCCTATAGACAcagaaatttgaatattataattcaggtgcagtaattataaaatttattgtaTTCTATGAAATACGAAGCAGCTTACCGCATTTCTCGCAGCAAGGAGCAAATAAAACATGAAAATCATGTTCGCAGTACTTATATCCTTCGAATTCATAAAATATCCCATCTGGGAATGGACGAAAACATTGTGCACATCTATCGAAACATGCGGGTATAATTGTTTAAACAGTTTGAAtagtgtttataaaaaaattacttctgAATAACCATTGAAACTATTATATCCTAGACATCATAGTTTACACTGATTTTGCAAATAAAAAACATCAAATACTTCTTTAACAGTTTACTGTTGGGTGTGccgcaatttttattaattccagAGAATCTATAATCATTACACTacatatcgctcatttgctgcaacagcGACACAACtgaaaatttgtttaacaaaacttttgaaCCCATTTCCCCAAAAATCGTGAATTTTTAGTTATGTAGTTGTTGCAACAAATGAGCGATATGAAAtgaatatgtttttttaaatgtatctatttcaatgaaaaacatGGAATAATCTATGACACATCTAATGTATTCCAGAACCCAATAATGAAGCGTTAAATTATAAAGAAGTTAATAACAAATGGACATTCTTACACAAAACATTGGGGATGCCATAATTCTCCATGGGAATTAACAATCTTTTCGTGAGGTACGAAACCTTCTCTGCACCGAGAACAGAACATGTGATCCAGAGACATCTCTACGACACTGTTGCAAAATTTATGTTGTTAATAACCTTTAAATATAACAAACATATTGCGCATGTAAAATATCTGGTGAAAGTTGAGAAACAATATTCGAggaaatatttcagtatttctttGACATTTGATGtactaaattcaatttttaattacttgtacatatatattataattttgggGATACTTCTCGCTCGAGTCTTATAAacaaatattatttacaattttatttatattctttttattttaaaaagtaattacTTAGAATTCAGTATCTattataatgaatatttcatgcagtttgaaattatttaagaaattaagtGGTTTATTTCTCGATTTACTATGGTCGTTATTACTTTTACTtgtgtttcttttaattaggaatgaACTCGAGATCGCATGAATATATTACTTTTACATGAAAGATGTGTTCGAATTAAGATTTTAAATATCTCATAGTAAcggatttaaaattatataccTGTGAATCTATTTTTGACGACGGAAGAGATATCCTACAACAGTATGTTTCgcaagagaaataatttgtgctTACCCTGGCATTCTTTTAATGATAAGGAAGAGCTATAATTAAATCTCACGACTCTTATTAGCAATTGCTAGTCTATTCTTTTAAGAATTTAGAAATACTCAGCATTAATGCGTTAGAGATTATTTAGAAGTACTTAATAATTGTATACGTTACAAGATACTGTTATTAATCATTGATACAGTTTACTatttaattttagtaaattaaatttGGTATAGAAACTGCACATTCCGTTACGAGTACGGATTTATGTCAAACTAAAGATGATTCGCTACAAAGTTAGAATAAAAATTACGTCATCAAATAGTGCACCGCCTATTCTGCATTAACCATTCCATTGAACTGCGACGACCAATCAGATGGTGGAAATGTAGAATTGCCTTTTGCGAAGCATTGACCTTAAACGAAGAAGAATAGTTTAGAGTGGAAACTGGTAATTATTGAACATATATTTCCATACgtatttcgagtttcgagaactcGAAACCATTCGAAACTTTGCATTTTTGTTTGTGATTTGAAACTTTCGAAAGCCAGataagaaaaagtagaaaaccaaataaagaatcgttcaaataaaaaatattgttatattCTTGTTGAAAttctgttaaaataaaaaattttgttgacttcggttcttaaagcaagatattccacttTACAAAACAAAATCAGCATttcaagtttcgagagtttcgaagcctcacaaagtttcggattcgagtttcgagaatttaaaaatgaacCATCAATTAAATAATAGGAAGACATTAGCTCTTTAACTTCAGTCGTACGACACTTTTCCCTCTAATAGCAAATATGCGAGAAGGTATTTACTTAATTCTACTtaactttatatttaaaaatataattgacgaacatgttttttaaaaccTCCAATAGAATATTGAATACGCCACATCACGCGTCCCAACATAAAAGATGAAACATGAAAAGATACTATACGATATGGTGGAGTTTCTATTCGTttctgggcgaattccacttacgcccaattcgcccgcaacgcccgtggttaacattccaaaatttatgaaaatctcttgaattatagaagagaaatctgtgaaagagccattatcggaaaatacaggtttttaagtataaattacgactcgaaaacaggaacatataatttataatattcattttaatacaaaaacggaaaattccTACGTAAGTGAAATTCGCCCTCTATTGGTCCTAAAGTAGAACacctctggagagagaagattattgagtacccgtcTTTTTCggtattgtcagattcactttataaacaaaatatgcgttgttgatgTTGATGCATAGTAGTACaacacattattagagtattttattacatttaagtttatatttagtctataaagcgaatttgaaaatactcaaaaaggcgggtactcaataatctccTCTCCCCCTATCAACAAAATCTATTCATTCTCCTAATCAAACTTCCGCGCGAAACCATTCACACATGCGTACTCATGACGCCAGGCCATCAAGGTGTGCCATGATCGTCATAAAAATCTGCCTTAGCACCAATCGATAGAAGAGTGTTATGCAGGTTGACACTCTTCACTGATTTTAGTAGGAATTGTATGTGCCGTGAAATACTGTGAAGGTTCGGCGAAGTAAAGGTGTAATCTGAAAAATGGCATGGTTATGCGGTCGTGCTGCTTTACAGACAAGTCGACGTACATTCTCGTGTAGCGTCACTAAATACTCAAAGGCAAAAAGTAAATAACCAATACGTTCCTTGTTAATTCCAAGCGAATTGTCGGGCTCAAACATTTTGCGCTGTCGCATTACGTAATGTGATAatacaatttattatttccatATCGTTCTGTAATTTCGGATTAAATAGAAACGGAACTGCTGTTCATAATTATTTCTCGCTGCAGCTTTCGCTGACCCGTTGGATCATGCCACCGGTTTGGAGAAACGAGAATTACTCGCTGCGGCTGCTGGCAATTTCGTAAGTTTCTGCGCCTCAAATTTTCCAGGATCGTGACACATTTTTCACACGTacgatatattattttttacattcccgGTGGTAGATGATGCGAGATATCGTATTATTATATCCTTCGAATATCGCCTTGCTAACTATTCGAACTATTCACTAGCTATTTATTTTATATCACACTCTTGCTTTCTCCAGGAACTACACTCACTTTCTATCATTTCTGTAGCCTTAAACTACTACgtaaattaacaatttcattTCGTTAATGATTTCAAGATTAAATGACTTAAAAATTGAATTGGTACATGCATCGATTATTAATGCAACATAAAATCGTATATGtagaaaatattcattcataTCTCATTGTTAAATAGCTGTATAGTAGTTAATGGTTATAATATTGAATCAAAAGATAATAGATCTCCTTTTAAAGTATAAAAgcaaatttatttgaataataaatattttaccttTAAAAAGTACATCTTTGTTCTCTATTGTAGAAATAACAAATTAAGGGGGCTGTTAATGGTTCATTCAAAAGTTTTAAATTCTTTGTAAAAACTGTCGCGGTCTAGTAGACAAGGTTTTGAGATCCAAATTTCTGTAACCTTTTCCTTTGTAGGACCCGTATAACATGAAAGCCTTGAAAATATCAACTGACAGCACAAAGGACCAACCGAATTTAGTACCCAGTGCATTTAAAAGCCGCATGATCGGTTGCGTTTGCGAACAGGATGCTTCGCACGTAAATTGGATGTGGTTACACCACGGCCATACGCGCCGCTGTGAATGCGGTCATTGGTTCAAGCTCATCGAGAAAGCTCCTCTTTAATGTCATTTCAGGTTAATTAGTGCATTATTGAAAACATAGAATTAACGTTATATAACATTAAAGACTGTTCTTATTTATTACCCTTCCATGTCCTGTCTCAATGTTTTATAAGTAAAGAAATCGACATGCTAGCAATAATAAGAACTCAATATTATAACttaaaataaattgtataaaCCTTACGCGTCattttatttcagggaaagtCCAATGTAGATATCACTCTTAACGGAATGAATAATATACTTTATAATTACGTAATATAAGACTTTCACGAAATTACAAGATTTTAAAGGGGAAAAGAAGAGATATCTGTGCGTGAGATTCTGTTTTTGAACACAGCCAAGTGATTTAGCTTATGTcgaacatttatattattttattcatattttcttCATACATATGTCATAGAATGTAACAGAATAAATTGCTTTATGTATCAGTTGTATAATTTACTTGCATGAATTTGTTATATAAATATCAGTTTCCTAGGACAAATCCTGTAAGGTCAATAGATAGAGTATATACCAGTAAATGGCatactttgttacatttttttatcaaaattagtttgttagaaatattatctataatttgaatttctagATTGTTCACACGTTTCATGTAACTTATAAATTGTACAGTAATGTTCTATTACACCTTCTTGACATAATCATAATagctttttttacaaattaattgCAATATATGTATTTGCAATATTATGTTATGTTTGTACTATATTTTAATGCGTAGTGGGAACAATGACGTAACGCtgaattttttctatcaatACTGCAAACACTGTACTACTCAATGCTCAGTGTGAAATGTATTATAAACAGCAAGGCATGTGAAATTACCACCTTgacttatataaatattattatagtcAAACAAGTGTTGCATAATATCAATCGAGGCATAAGTTGGGTCAAGCAAAACCTTTGTACTTTTAAA
The nucleotide sequence above comes from Andrena cerasifolii isolate SP2316 chromosome 2, iyAndCera1_principal, whole genome shotgun sequence. Encoded proteins:
- the LOC143366514 gene encoding cytochrome c oxidase subunit 5B, mitochondrial — protein: MAWLCGRAALQTSRRTFSCSVTKYSKAKTFADPLDHATGLEKRELLAAAAGNFDPYNMKALKISTDSTKDQPNLVPSAFKSRMIGCVCEQDASHVNWMWLHHGHTRRCECGHWFKLIEKAPL